The Nocardia sp. NBC_00508 nucleotide sequence CTCTGGTGGCCGCATCGCTGGCCGCCGCGGTGTGCGCGGGCGAACTCGATCCGGCGTGCGCCGAGGCGGAGGCCGACGCGCGCACACCCGCGCCCGGCGCCCGAGCGGCGTCTCGTGCGCAGGGCCGCGGCCTGCTGCGTCTGGCCAAACAGCTGTGGCCTGAACACGAGTGGTCGCCGCTGGGCCCGACACCGCACCTGTCCACGGTTTTCGGTGTGGTCGGTGCGGCCGCCGCGGTGCCGCCCCTGGAGACCGCGAGTGTCGTCGTCTACACCACGCTCACCGGCGCGGCGACCGCCGCCCAGCGCTTGCTGGCCTTGGACCCCGCCGCGATCGCCGCGTGCACGATCCGCCTGGCCGGCCTGTGCGACCGCATCGCCGCGGAGGCGGTGACCGGTCTTGCCGCGGTATCCGATCCACTGCAAGACGTGCTCGCCGAGCGTCACCTGCGCCGCGACATGCCCCTGTTCGCCAGCTGAAGCCCCGAGAGAAGGAGATCACGCGATGCCCCCGCACCTGATCGACGGTGAGCCGCACGACCATAGTCACGATCGGCCCAAGCGGGCTCGCACCCCTGGCGAGGCGCTGCGCATCGGCATCGGCGGCCCGGTCGGTTCCGGCAAGACCGCTCTGGTGGCCGCGCTGTGCAGGCAGCTGCGCGGCGAGCTGTCGGTGGCCGTCCTGACCAACGACATCTACACGACCGAGGACGCCGACTTCCTGCGCAGGCACGCGGTACTCCCCGACGAGCGGATCACCGCCGTGCAGACCGGCGGCTGCCCGCACACCGCCATCCGCGACGACATCACCGCCAACCTCGACGCCATCGACGATCTGATCGCGGCCAACCCGCCGCTGGATCTGATCCTCGTCGAATCCGGTGGCGACAATCTCACCGCGACCTTCTCCTCCGGTCTGATCGATGTGCAGATCTTCGTCGTCGACGTAGCGGGCGGCGACAAGGTACCGCGCAAAGGCGGTCCCGGCGTGACCTTCTCGGATCTGCTGGTGGTCAACAAGACCGATCTCGCCCCGCTGGTCGGCGCGGATCTGGGCGTGATGGAGCGCGACGCCGCGCGGGTGCGTGCGGGCCGCCCGACCGTACTGGTCTCGCTCACCGAGGACCCGGCGGCGACGCCGGTGCTGGACTGGGTCCGCGAGCGATTACGTGCGGTGGCAGAGCAGGACCGGGCGGACACCGGCGAATCCGCTGTCGCGCATTGAGTTCCGCTGTTGCGCACCGAGGTACGGATCGTCGCCACCGCGGCGGCGCTCCCGGAGATCCACGCGAGCGGTGGGCTGTCGGCTCGCCGCACCGGTCCACGGACAATTCATCTGATCGGCACCGCCGCCACACCGCTCGGTGGTGACGAGCTCGACATCGTCGTCGTGGTCGCGCCCGGCGCCGAACTGACGGTGCGCTCGGTCGCGGCGACGCTGGCGTTGCCCGGCCCTACGACGCCGCTGTCGTTCGCGCGGTGGCATCTCGAGGTCGGCAGCGGAGCAGCGCTGGATTTCGATCCCGAGCCGATGATCGTCGCGGGTTCGGCGCGGCACCACACCGTCACAACTATCCGGCTGGCCTCCGATGCCCGGCTGCGCATGCGGGAACGTGTCCAGATCGGACGCACCGGCGAGGACTCGGGCGAGTGGCGAGGAGACCTGGTGGCCGACGTCGGCGCGATCCCGCTGCTGCGCCATCGCCTCGCACTGGGCGCGGGCACACCGGCCGACGACGCGCTGTCCGCCCCGCGCGCCGTGGAGAGCGAACTCGTCTATCCAGACGGATGTGCAGCGGCGACAACCGGTTTGACGCAGACCCGGCTGCCGCTGGCGGCTGGTGGCAGCCTGTTCACCCGCACCGGGCCGTTGCTCGCCGTCTCCGAGTGAGGCGCAGGAGGGATCGAAGATTGCGGCCCGGTAGGGGTGTAATCCGATCGAGCGCGGGAGAAACAAGGAGGGGTGGGAGCCCGACAGTGTCGTCGGACTCCCACCCCTTGCGGGAGTCCCCCTCCCTCGGAAGCACCGTTCCGGTCAACCGTTGGCCTCCTCCGGCGCCGAGTCGGCGTCGGGGGCCGTCTCGGCGGACTCCGAGGGCATGTCGGCGGATTCCGGGGGTGTGCTGAGGGCCTGCGGGGGAGCGCTGAAGGCGTGTACCGCGCCGAGCGCCGCACCGACGCCCGCGCCGATGGCCGCGAGGGGAACGGCCATGAGGGCCGCGCCGTACGCGGCGCCCATCGGACCCGCGGCGAGGCCGATCGGCGCGAACGGCAGGCCGATGGCCCCGCCGATCACACCGCCGACGGCGGCCCCGAACAGCGCGAACGGGCTTGCCACCGCCGCGCCCGCGGCCGCACCGATGGCCGCGGCGCCCACGGTCTGGCCCGCGATGCGGTCGGACCTGGTGCGCTCCATGCCAACCGAGTCGAGGAATGTCGCCATATTGGCCTCGGCTACCGCCGCGCTGTCATTGAGCTGGATCGCCTGCTCCCGGTAGAGCCATTCCGGTGAATCGACTTGCACGTCGCCGAAGCGCAACTTGTGCGGCGGCGGCGCGATCGGTGGCACCGGAGCGACCGCAACGGGCAGGTGCAGCGCCTCTAACGGAGCCAGGTATTTCTGCTCCGGCAGCGGCCGTGCCCACTGCAGCGAACTCAGCGTGTCCTCCGGAATATGCAGCCCCTGGTACGGACGCACATTCGGCGCCTCGGCCGCGGGCCATTGCTCCGACCGATCGGTTGGGTCGGACTCACCGGTCTGCTCCGTTTCGCCGGGCCACTCCGATTGGTCGGCCGGGGGCGCCGGGGCGGAGGGATCGGGCTCTGCGTTCGCGGTTCCGGTTCCGACCAGCGCGAGGACCAGGGGAATCGCCCCCGCCACGACGATCGAGCCCATCTTCTGTCGACGCGGGGCGGCTGCTCTGTGCTTGCCAGTGCCCATAGATCACCTTTCATCCGGAAGGAGACTTCGACGCCCCACATTCGGACTCGCTGGCAACCTGGATTGGTCGAACTCGCTATCGCACCCCGAATTGAAATAACTGTGTGTTTGCTACTCAGCCCGCTTTGACGTCGGTGTGGGCCTTGTCCACCGCGACCCTGCTGTTGGTGGAGGTGCCGAGTGCGGCGGCCAACTGTTCGGCGTCCTGGTCGTCGCTGGTACTGATGGCCTCCAGGGCTAGTCGCGCGAACACCCACTGCTCGGTGGCCGCCATCTGTCCGCGGCTGCGGCCGAGGAAGGTGACGAACCACTGGATCACGGTGATGATCCGGCTGCGGTACCCGACCAGGTAGTACAGGTGTAGCGCCAGCCAGGCCAGCCACGCGATGAACCCGCCGAACTCCAGCTTGCCCACCTGGCACACGGCGCTGAACCGCGAGATCGTGGCCATGCTGCCCTTGTTGAAGTACTTGAACGGTTTCCGTTCCTGCGGTGTCTGGCCGCTCAGGCCTGCCTTGATCTGCTTGGCCGCGTAAGTCGCGCCCTGGATCGCGCCCTGCGCCTGACCGGGCACGTTCGGCACCGACATCAGATCGCCGACCACGAACACGTTCGGGTGGCCCTTGACGGTCAAGTCGGGCTCGACCACGACCCGCCCCGCGCGGTCGATCTCGGTGCCGTCGGACTGCTCGGCGATCATCTTGCCCAGCGGGCTGGCCTGCACGCCCGCCGACCAGACCTTGCACGCCGACTCGATGCGGCGGATGGTGCCATCGGAGTCCTTCACCGTGACACCGAACGCGTCGACGTCGATCACCATCGCGTTGAGCTGGATCTCCACGCCCATGTTCGTCAATCGTCGTTCGGCTTTGCCGCCGAGCTTCGGGCCCATCGGCCCGAGCACCGCGCCCGCGCCTTCGATCAGCACCACGCGCGCGTCGCGCGGATCGATATTGTGGAAGGTGCCCTCCAGCGTGCGGTCGGAAAGCTCGGCGATCTGCCCGGCAAGCTCGACGCCGGTCGGGCCGGCGCCGACGATGACGAAGGTCAGCAGCCGGTCGCGCTCCTCCTGAGTGGTGGCCAGCTCGGCCTGCTCGAACGCCCCGAGGATCCGTCCGCGCAACTCCAGCGCGTCATCGATGGTCTTCATGCCGGGCGCGTAGATGGCGAACCGGTCGTTGCCGAAGTAGGACTGCTGCGCGCCGGTCGCGACGATCAGACTGTCGAACGGGGTGGCCGTGGCCTTGTCGAGCAGGCGCGAGGTCACCGTTTTGTTGTGCAGGTCGATATCGGTGACCTCGCCCATAAGCACCTGCGCGTTCTTCTGCTTGCGCAGCACGAGCCGGGTGGCGGGCGCGATCTCGCCGACCGACAGGATGCCGGTGGCGACCTGGTAGAGCAGCGGCTGGAACAGGTGGGTCGAGGTCTTCGAGATCAGCGTGACATCGACGTCGGCGCGCTTGAGGTGCTTGGTGCCGAACAGGCCGCCGAAGCCCGAGCCGATCACCACCACCCGGTGACGACCGTTCCCGACAGTCTGACTGCTCATCGTGTTGCTCCTCGATGGACCTCGGGGCCGTCCCCGGCGACACTTTCTGACACGCCCAACCGTAGCCGCCGCGCCGTGCAGCGTCACGACGAGATCCCCGTTCCTGGCGTGTTGCGGTGCGATGTCTCACCGTCGGCGGATCGCCACGGGGAGGATCGTTGCGGCGGAACCGGCCGAGCGGACGCGGCCGTAAGCCTACGATGGACTTTGTCGTTCAGGGAGGTTCGCCATGGTGGCCGGTGACCGCGCGCTCGGTCGACAGCCCAGCGTGCAGGCCGAATCGGAGAACGTCGCGCTGATCGAGGCCCCGCACGATCATCTGATCGACCGTGCGCTGGGGTTACTGCCGGAACGGCGGCAGGTGCTGGCCACGCCGCCGCGCGGCAGCGACACGGTCGCGGTGCGCGGCGATGCCGGATTGCCCTATCTGGGCCGGGCACTGCACTACATGCGCTGGGGTCCGGCCGAGATGATGGAACGTTACCGCCGCTACGGGCCGGTCTCGCTGAACACCTCGCTCGGCGTGGACCGGGTGCTGGTCGCAGGGCCGGACGCGCTCGACGAAGTGCTCGGTCACCGGCGCCGCGACTTCGGCCAGGGCTGGGACTATTTCATCGGTCCGTTCTTCCGGCGCGGACTGCTGCTCCTGGAATTCGACGAGCACAAATTCCACCGCCGGATCATGCAGCAGGCCTTCACCAGGGACCGGCTGGAAGCGCATTTGGCGGCGCTGACCCCGGTGGTGCGCGCGAGCATCGCGCGGTGGGTTCCGCAGCGGGACAACGCCGAACGCACCGTGCGGCTGTATCCGACGATCAAGGAACTGACCCTCGACATCGCTGGCGAGACCTTCATGGCCGTCGACGTCGGCCAGCGGCGCCGACAGCTCATCGACGCGTTCGTCGACTGCACCCACGCCGGGCTGGCCATCATCCGGCACTCGGTGCCCGGCGGAAACTGGCGGGCCGGGCTGCGCGGCCGGAAGGTGCTCGAGGAGTACTTCACCGCGATGCTGCCGCAGAAGCGCCGCGCCGAATCGCCGGACTTCTTCTCCGGGCTATGTCACGCACGCAGTGAAGACGGCGGTGTCTTCGGTGACGCGGACGTGGTGAACCACATGATCTTCCTGATCATGGCCGCGCACGACACTACGACGACCACCGCCACCGCGGTCGCCTACTACTTGGGCAAACATCCGGACTGGCAGCAGCGGGTGCGCGCCGAGGTACTCGGCATGGACGAACGGCTCGGCGACGGGCCGCCGACCATCGCGGATCTGGACGGACTGCGTGATCTGGACCTGGTCGTGAAGGAAAGCCTGCGATTGATGCCGCCGGTTCCGGGGTTGTCGCGTCGCGCTGTGCGCGACACCGAGATCGCCGGGCACTACATTCCGGCCGGCGCTCCGGTCGACCTCGCCTACCAGGTCAATCACCTGCTGCCGGAGTTATGGACCCACCCCGAGCGATTCGACCCCGAGCGGTTCGGCGAGCAGCGCCGCGAGGACAAGTCGCACCGCCTGGCCTGGATGCCGTTCGGCGCGGGCGCGCACAAGTGCATCGGGATGCACTTCGGCACGTTCGAAGTGAAGACGGTGACCGCCGCCCTGGTGCGTGAATACGAGTGGCACATCCCGGAGAAATACCGGATGCCCTGGGGATTCACCACGATTCCCTTCCCCAGGGACGGCGCACCCATGACGCTGCGCAGGCGCTCGGCCACCTGAGTGATTCGCACCCTCCCGGCCCCTGAGGGCGCGCGCCGCTGGCGCTGGCAAATCACATAGTCCAGCCGATTCACGCATTGCCGGCCCCGTCGGGTGCGAGTCTTACGAGCGCCGTTCGCGGCCCGTCTCGCGTCCGAGTGACCGAAGTGCATGCGCCGTAGGCGCGAGTCTCGGTTGCTCGGACGCGAGACTTCCCGGGGCCGTGAACACGCAGCGCCGCAGGCGCTGCAAATCAAACACAGTGTGCGAGTCTTACGAGCGCCGTTCGCGGCCCGTCTCGCGTCCGAGTGACCGAAGTGCATGCGCCGTAGGCGCGAGTCTCGGTTGCTCGGACGTGAGACTTCCCGGGGCCGTGAACACGCAGCGCCGCAGGCGCTGCAAATCAGACACAGCGCTGCAAATCGAACTCAGCGTCCGGCGAGCAGCATCTCCGCGACTTTGGTATCCGTGTCGGCGCCCTCGGTGTAGCCGGCCGCGTCACCCAGCGAAGTCATGATGGCCAGGGTGTAGCGCTCGCCCGGTCCTGCGAAGCCGACCGAGTTGACCACCCATCCGCCTTCCTCGGAGGACCAGCCGTTCTTCAGGCCCGGCCGCATCTTCGCGCCCGCACCCCATACGCCCCAGTGCTGGTTGGAGTCGACCGCGCGCATCCGGTCCACCAGGTAGTTGCGGTCGTCGGGGTGCATATGGTTGAGAATGTGGTCCATCAGCCGGTCGAGGTCGGCGGCGGTGCACTTCTGGAACGACCAGTCCGGGAACAGCGCGGTATGGGTCGGCTGCGGCACCAGCGTGGACATGCCGTTCGCGCGGAAGGCATTGTTGAACGCCATCCGGTCGATGCCCGCGTACTTGGTCCACAGCAGGTCGGCGGCGCCGTCGTTCGAGGTGGCCAGCATCGATTCCAGCAGGCCGCGGTCTTCCGGAGGCAGCGCGATCGCGCCGACCCGCGCGCGGTTCAGCAGATCCGCGGCGATCGCGAGCTTGATCGTGGACGCGGTCCAGACGGCGTTCTCCGCATGAGCGTTGGCGTAGATTCCGCCCGATACCCGGTCGCGCACGACGTAGCCGGTGACACCGGGGCGGCTGTTGAGGTAGGCGTCGGCGGCGGCGATGCGACTGCTCATATCGCAGTCGAAACCGGCCAGGCATCCCTGGGTATGCGTGAGCGGTGCCGCACCCGCGATCGGGAGCGTGGCGGGCAGGCTGGGGGCGAGGATAGCCGTGGCGGCGAGGACACAGGCGGAGGCGGCCACGCGGGGAACGGTTCGGGTGGCGGAGGACGGATAACGCACGAGGGACCACGATCGCACATCGCGGGTCCGGACGCACGTCTTGAGCTCGGGTCCGGATTGTGCTAATCGGGCGTCTGCGTACTTGCGTCGCACCGGGTTTCGGTCGTCGTCGCAGGCCAGAGCGGTTCAGCGGAACGCGGCGCGCAATTCCTCGACCGTGCGTCCGTTGAGGCGGTAGCAGTGCTCGAACGCCTCGGTGTGCCGGTCCCTGGGCCAGGAATGGAGGACCACGGCACGACCGTAGTGGCGCGAGTTGACGAGCTCCCAGCAGTCACCGACTCGGCGGACCGTGAATCCGCCTCTCGGAACCAGGGGAATCACCATCGCATCCATGAACGCGAACCAGCCTTTCGGTGCAGCTCTCGTCCCTCCCCGGTGCAGCACTGTCGCACATCGGTCGCGCGGAACCCGCGTGACACGGCGGAGTATTCCGTTCTCGTGTGGTCTATTTCACTCGCGTCGCGATGGGGCGGTGCGGTTGCGCGTCGGTCGCCGGGCGTATAAACGTGCACGAAGTCCGAGGCCAGCGCAGCCCGACACCATCGACCGAGAGGGCGCAGATGCCGCTGCACATCCACCGTGCCGAGCACGCCGACGTCCTTGCCCAGGCGCTTGCCGGAATGCTGGCGTCGCCGCCGGAGGACCCGTTCGCGGCCGAGGTGGTCGCGGTGCCCGCCAAGGGCGTGGAGCGCTGGCTGACGCAGACGCTCTCAGCGGTTCTCGGGGCGGGCGACGCGGCCGACGGCGTCTGCGCGAACGTCGCCTTCCCGTCACCCGCCGCGCTGGTCGGGGAGGTGCTGGCCGCGGCGAGCGGGGTGGCCCCCGAGGACGACCCGTGGGCGCACGAGCGGGTGGTGTGGACGCTGCTGCGGGTGATCGATGCGTCGTTGTCGGAGCCGTGGTGCGCCGTGCTGGCCAGGCATCTGGGCGCGCGGACCGTGGCGGGCCGAGAGCACCGCGTGGGTCGGCGTTACGCGACCGCGGCCCAGCTGGTCGCGCTGTTCGACAGCTACGGCGCTCAGCGCCCCGCGCTGATCACCGAGTGGGCGGCGGGCCGGGACACCGACGGCGCCGGCGCCGCGGTGCCCGACGACCTGCTCTGGCAACCCATGCTGTGGCGCAGTCTGCGTTCCGAGATCGGGGCGCCGAGCCCGGCCGAGCGGCTGGACGCGGCCTGCGCGCTGTTGCGCGCGCAGCCGGATCTGGCCCTACTGCCCCCGCGGCTGTCGTTGTTCGGCGTGACCAGGCTTCCCAGCGATCAGCTCGCCGTGCTCTCGGCCCTGGCGACCGCCCGCGACATCCACCTCTGGCTCGCGCATCCGAGCCCGGTCCTCTGGTCGCGTGTACGTCGCATGCCAGCGGCGCGTACCCGCGTCGAGGATCGCAGCGCCACGGCCGTGTCGCATCCGCTGCTGGCCGGGCCGGCCCGTGACGTCCGGGAACTCCAGCAGCGGCTTGCCGAACTCGCCGCCACCGGCACCGACACACACCATCCCGTCGCCACGGATCGAACCGATAGCGTCGCGCCGGACGTGAATTCGCCAACGACATTGCTGCACGCGTTGCAGGCGGGCATCCGGGACGATCGATGGCCGCCGGTGCAGGCAGCCGCCGGCGCGGACGGCACCGTGCAGGTGCACACCTGCCACGGCCCCGCGCGGCAGGTCGAGGTGTTGCGAGAATGCCTGCTCGGGCTGTTCGCGGCCGATGAGACGCTGGAGCCACGCGACGTGCTGGTCATGTGTCCCGAGGTGGAGGCGTACGCGCCGCTGGTGCGGGCGGCGTTCGGACAGCGGACGCCCGGATCGCCGGAGGTGCAGGGTGATTCGGAGCATCCGGCGCACCGGCTGCGGGTGCGTCTTGCCGACCGGGGGCGTGGGGTGACCAACCCGCTGCTCGCCGTGATCGGGGTGCTGCTGGAGCTGGCCGACGGCAGGGTGACGGTGACCCACGTGCTCGACCTCGCTGCCGCCGAATCCGTCCGGCGCCGTTGCGGATTCGACGACGACGATATCGAACGGCTGCGCGAGTGGGCGGCCGAGTCGGGCGCGCGGTGGGGGATCGGGCAGCGCCAGCGCGAGGCGTTCGGGCTCGCCGACTTCGCCCAGAACACGCTCAACAGCGCGGTGGACCGGATTCTGCTCGGCGTCACCGCCGGCGAAACCTCCGAGGACTGGCTGGATCTCGCGCTGCCCTTGGATGACGTGGACAGCAACGACGTCGACTTGGCCGGACGCTTCGCGGAGTTCATCGATCGGCTCGCGGTGTGCCTGCGCGACCTGCGCGGTCCGCGGCCCGCGCGGGAGTGGACGGCGGTGCTTGGCCACGCGCTGGATCTGCTGACCGACGTGCCGGATGCCCAGGCGTGGGTGCGCACCGAGGCCAAGCAGGAGCTCGCCGCCGCCACCGAGCACGCGGACGGCGTGCCGTTGCGGCTGGCGGACGTCGGGGTGCTGCTGCGTTCGCGGCTGGCCGCGCGGCCGACCAGGGCCAACTTCCGGACCGGGGAGCTGACCGTCTGCACGATGGTGCCCATGCGATCGGTGCCGCACCGGGTGGTGGTGCTGCTCGGCCTCGACGACGAGGTGTTCCCGCGCGCGAGCGGCGCGGACGGTGACGACGTGCTGGCCAGGCAACCGCTGCTGGGCGAACGGGACCCGCGCAGCGAGGACCGGCAGTTGCTGCTGGACGCGGTCCTCGCGGCCCGTGACGCGCTGCTGGTGTTCCACACTGGCGCCGACCCCGTGACCGGGGCGTACCGACCGCCCGCCATCCCGGTCGCCGAGCTACTGGACGTACTGCGGGCTCATGTCGGCACCGCCGCGATGGACGCGGTGGTCACGCGGCATGCGCTGCAAGACTTCGACCGCCGCAATTTCCGGGCCGACCGCCCGTTCAGTTTCGACACGGTCGCGCTGGCCGGCGCGCACGCGGCCGGCCGGCCCGCACAGCCGCGTCCGCCGTTCCTGCCCGCGCCGCTGCCGGCCGCCGAAACGGCGGACGTGGCACTGGCCGACCTGATCTCGTTCGCCGAGCACCCGGTGCGCGCTTTCCTCTGGCAGCGCCTCGGCCTGCGCGTCCCGGAGCACGAGGAGGACATCGCCGAGCGGCTGCCCATCGAACTCGACGGTCTGGCCAAGTGGGAAGTGGGCGAGCGCCTCCTCGCCGCACGCCTGACCGGCGCGGACCCGGTGGGCCTGCGGGCGGCGGAATGGCGGCGCGGCACGTTGCCGCCCTTCGGTTTCGGCGCGGCCGTCCTCGACGAGGTCGAGCACACCGTGGACCGGTTGGTGCGCGCCGCACAGGCGGACTACGCGGGCGCCGCGCGTGCCGTGGACATCGCGGTGGATCTGGGCAACGGACGCAGGCTCACCGGCACCGTGCCGGAGGTGCGCGGTGAAACCCTGGTCCGCACCACTTTCTCCCGGCTCGCCCCGAAACATCGGATCGGCGCGTGGGTTTCGCTGCTGGCGCTGGCCGTGACCGAGGATAGGTCGTGGCGCGCGGTGAGCACCGGCCGTGGCCAATTCGGCCGTCCCGCATGGCGGTGCGAGCTCGCCGCGCCCGAGATGCCTGCGGCCAGGGAGATCCTGCGCGAGCTCGTCACCCTGCGCGACGCGGGGCTGACCGAACCGCTGCCGGTCGCGCCCACCGCCACCGCGGTTTACGCCGAGCGCCGCTTCCGCGGGGCGAGCACCGACGACGCGATCGCGGCGGCGGAACGTGAATTCAACGGCGGCCCCAATGGTCCCGGCCACTTCGGCGACCACACCGACCGCCATCTGCGCTACGTCTGGGGTTCGGCACCGCGGCTCGACGACCTCATGGCGGCGCCCGCCCCCGCGGGCGGGCCGGGGGAAACCACCCGCTTCGGCGAGCTGGCCCGGCGCATCTGGGCTCCGCTGCTGGCCCAGGAAAGCCAGGGGCAGCCGTGACCGGTCATGCTGCGGCCGGTCTGCGCCACCGATTGCGAGCGGCTGGGTGCGAAGGGGTGGAATACACCGCCGCGGCGCGTGTTGGTCGCCCCTCGGCGGTCGAGTGCACGGCAGAATGGCAGCTCGGACAGTCGCGTTCGGCCGCATCGACGAACCAGGCCCGCGCGGCGTGGCCGGTCCACCGCGTGCTCGCGATGTCCGCGGACCGCGTGACGTCCGGCCACGCAGGAGGGAGGCACGCGTGACCATTCAGGAAACCTCCTTCATCGCGCCCGCGTTCGGCACGGCCGACGCGTTCGAGCCGTACGGGCCGTTGCCGACCGGAACGACCGCGCTGGAAGCCAGCGCGGGGACCGGCAAGACGCATGCCATCGTCGGGCTGGCCGTACGCTACGTCGCCGAGGCGGGCATCGAGGTGTCCCGGCTGCTGCTGGTGACGTTCAGCCGCGCCGCGACCCAGGAG carries:
- a CDS encoding urease accessory protein UreF is translated as MVLALADSRLPIGGHVHSGGVEEAVSSGLIRDVATVELYLRRRIRTTALVAASLAAAVCAGELDPACAEAEADARTPAPGARAASRAQGRGLLRLAKQLWPEHEWSPLGPTPHLSTVFGVVGAAAAVPPLETASVVVYTTLTGAATAAQRLLALDPAAIAACTIRLAGLCDRIAAEAVTGLAAVSDPLQDVLAERHLRRDMPLFAS
- the ureG gene encoding urease accessory protein UreG, which codes for MPPHLIDGEPHDHSHDRPKRARTPGEALRIGIGGPVGSGKTALVAALCRQLRGELSVAVLTNDIYTTEDADFLRRHAVLPDERITAVQTGGCPHTAIRDDITANLDAIDDLIAANPPLDLILVESGGDNLTATFSSGLIDVQIFVVDVAGGDKVPRKGGPGVTFSDLLVVNKTDLAPLVGADLGVMERDAARVRAGRPTVLVSLTEDPAATPVLDWVRERLRAVAEQDRADTGESAVAH
- a CDS encoding urease accessory protein UreD codes for the protein MRTEVRIVATAAALPEIHASGGLSARRTGPRTIHLIGTAATPLGGDELDIVVVVAPGAELTVRSVAATLALPGPTTPLSFARWHLEVGSGAALDFDPEPMIVAGSARHHTVTTIRLASDARLRMRERVQIGRTGEDSGEWRGDLVADVGAIPLLRHRLALGAGTPADDALSAPRAVESELVYPDGCAAATTGLTQTRLPLAAGGSLFTRTGPLLAVSE
- a CDS encoding NAD(P)/FAD-dependent oxidoreductase is translated as MSSQTVGNGRHRVVVIGSGFGGLFGTKHLKRADVDVTLISKTSTHLFQPLLYQVATGILSVGEIAPATRLVLRKQKNAQVLMGEVTDIDLHNKTVTSRLLDKATATPFDSLIVATGAQQSYFGNDRFAIYAPGMKTIDDALELRGRILGAFEQAELATTQEERDRLLTFVIVGAGPTGVELAGQIAELSDRTLEGTFHNIDPRDARVVLIEGAGAVLGPMGPKLGGKAERRLTNMGVEIQLNAMVIDVDAFGVTVKDSDGTIRRIESACKVWSAGVQASPLGKMIAEQSDGTEIDRAGRVVVEPDLTVKGHPNVFVVGDLMSVPNVPGQAQGAIQGATYAAKQIKAGLSGQTPQERKPFKYFNKGSMATISRFSAVCQVGKLEFGGFIAWLAWLALHLYYLVGYRSRIITVIQWFVTFLGRSRGQMAATEQWVFARLALEAISTSDDQDAEQLAAALGTSTNSRVAVDKAHTDVKAG
- a CDS encoding cytochrome P450, producing MVAGDRALGRQPSVQAESENVALIEAPHDHLIDRALGLLPERRQVLATPPRGSDTVAVRGDAGLPYLGRALHYMRWGPAEMMERYRRYGPVSLNTSLGVDRVLVAGPDALDEVLGHRRRDFGQGWDYFIGPFFRRGLLLLEFDEHKFHRRIMQQAFTRDRLEAHLAALTPVVRASIARWVPQRDNAERTVRLYPTIKELTLDIAGETFMAVDVGQRRRQLIDAFVDCTHAGLAIIRHSVPGGNWRAGLRGRKVLEEYFTAMLPQKRRAESPDFFSGLCHARSEDGGVFGDADVVNHMIFLIMAAHDTTTTTATAVAYYLGKHPDWQQRVRAEVLGMDERLGDGPPTIADLDGLRDLDLVVKESLRLMPPVPGLSRRAVRDTEIAGHYIPAGAPVDLAYQVNHLLPELWTHPERFDPERFGEQRREDKSHRLAWMPFGAGAHKCIGMHFGTFEVKTVTAALVREYEWHIPEKYRMPWGFTTIPFPRDGAPMTLRRRSAT
- a CDS encoding tat pathway signal sequence; the protein is MAASACVLAATAILAPSLPATLPIAGAAPLTHTQGCLAGFDCDMSSRIAAADAYLNSRPGVTGYVVRDRVSGGIYANAHAENAVWTASTIKLAIAADLLNRARVGAIALPPEDRGLLESMLATSNDGAADLLWTKYAGIDRMAFNNAFRANGMSTLVPQPTHTALFPDWSFQKCTAADLDRLMDHILNHMHPDDRNYLVDRMRAVDSNQHWGVWGAGAKMRPGLKNGWSSEEGGWVVNSVGFAGPGERYTLAIMTSLGDAAGYTEGADTDTKVAEMLLAGR
- the recC gene encoding exodeoxyribonuclease V subunit gamma, whose product is MPLHIHRAEHADVLAQALAGMLASPPEDPFAAEVVAVPAKGVERWLTQTLSAVLGAGDAADGVCANVAFPSPAALVGEVLAAASGVAPEDDPWAHERVVWTLLRVIDASLSEPWCAVLARHLGARTVAGREHRVGRRYATAAQLVALFDSYGAQRPALITEWAAGRDTDGAGAAVPDDLLWQPMLWRSLRSEIGAPSPAERLDAACALLRAQPDLALLPPRLSLFGVTRLPSDQLAVLSALATARDIHLWLAHPSPVLWSRVRRMPAARTRVEDRSATAVSHPLLAGPARDVRELQQRLAELAATGTDTHHPVATDRTDSVAPDVNSPTTLLHALQAGIRDDRWPPVQAAAGADGTVQVHTCHGPARQVEVLRECLLGLFAADETLEPRDVLVMCPEVEAYAPLVRAAFGQRTPGSPEVQGDSEHPAHRLRVRLADRGRGVTNPLLAVIGVLLELADGRVTVTHVLDLAAAESVRRRCGFDDDDIERLREWAAESGARWGIGQRQREAFGLADFAQNTLNSAVDRILLGVTAGETSEDWLDLALPLDDVDSNDVDLAGRFAEFIDRLAVCLRDLRGPRPAREWTAVLGHALDLLTDVPDAQAWVRTEAKQELAAATEHADGVPLRLADVGVLLRSRLAARPTRANFRTGELTVCTMVPMRSVPHRVVVLLGLDDEVFPRASGADGDDVLARQPLLGERDPRSEDRQLLLDAVLAARDALLVFHTGADPVTGAYRPPAIPVAELLDVLRAHVGTAAMDAVVTRHALQDFDRRNFRADRPFSFDTVALAGAHAAGRPAQPRPPFLPAPLPAAETADVALADLISFAEHPVRAFLWQRLGLRVPEHEEDIAERLPIELDGLAKWEVGERLLAARLTGADPVGLRAAEWRRGTLPPFGFGAAVLDEVEHTVDRLVRAAQADYAGAARAVDIAVDLGNGRRLTGTVPEVRGETLVRTTFSRLAPKHRIGAWVSLLALAVTEDRSWRAVSTGRGQFGRPAWRCELAAPEMPAAREILRELVTLRDAGLTEPLPVAPTATAVYAERRFRGASTDDAIAAAEREFNGGPNGPGHFGDHTDRHLRYVWGSAPRLDDLMAAPAPAGGPGETTRFGELARRIWAPLLAQESQGQP